The proteins below come from a single Deltaproteobacteria bacterium genomic window:
- a CDS encoding TldD/PmbA family protein codes for MQLLDLATDTLQEAKRLGADAGDIIIAAGESFSAGVRLGKVEKIHNSHEKRMGMRLFAGKSSAITSTANFARETLLALVEETVALARTTAADEYTGLPLASELARDFPDLDLEDENITLSTEDKIALAREAEAAALQADPRITNSEGGEFSHGSREIVFANTLGFAGQYRTTNYSLSVVPVASQNGMMQRDYWYSSHRKFRSLETASAIGKKAAERTLRRLDARRVKTQEAPVVFDPEMAASLLRHLAAAVSGASLYRRTSFLLDKLGEKIAAPGLWIEDNARLPSALGSKPFDGEGLPTRRIPVMEDGVLTNYLLDTYSARRLGLQSTGSAARAFADAPTASPTNFVLQAGAASPQDIIQSVRSGLYVTELSGFGVNPITGDYSRGAVGLWIENGELAYPVEEITIAGNLLDMLKNIEILGNDLELRGTIAAPTLKIARMMIAGE; via the coding sequence ATGCAGCTCTTGGATCTTGCGACCGATACCCTCCAAGAAGCAAAACGGCTTGGAGCCGATGCCGGCGACATCATCATCGCCGCAGGAGAGTCCTTCTCTGCCGGGGTGCGACTTGGGAAAGTCGAAAAAATTCACAACTCTCACGAGAAGCGCATGGGTATGCGGCTCTTCGCAGGGAAGAGCAGCGCGATTACCTCGACTGCCAACTTTGCCCGAGAGACCCTCCTAGCCCTTGTGGAAGAAACGGTGGCCTTGGCGCGAACCACGGCTGCCGACGAATACACGGGGCTGCCTCTCGCCTCGGAACTCGCACGCGATTTCCCCGACCTCGACCTTGAGGACGAAAACATCACGCTCTCGACCGAAGACAAAATCGCGCTTGCCCGCGAAGCGGAAGCAGCAGCGCTGCAAGCCGATCCGCGCATCACCAACTCCGAAGGTGGAGAGTTCTCGCATGGCTCCCGAGAAATCGTCTTTGCCAATACGTTAGGTTTTGCCGGCCAATATCGCACAACGAACTATTCCCTGAGTGTCGTCCCTGTCGCTAGCCAAAACGGCATGATGCAGCGCGATTACTGGTATTCTTCACATCGCAAATTCCGCAGCTTAGAGACGGCCTCCGCCATTGGCAAAAAGGCGGCGGAACGCACGCTTCGTCGTCTCGACGCCCGACGTGTAAAAACCCAAGAGGCTCCCGTGGTGTTCGATCCGGAGATGGCAGCCAGTCTCCTGCGTCATTTGGCAGCTGCGGTTTCCGGTGCCTCTCTCTACCGGAGAACTTCCTTCCTGCTCGACAAGCTCGGAGAAAAAATTGCCGCCCCAGGTTTGTGGATTGAAGATAACGCACGCTTGCCATCAGCCTTGGGATCGAAACCGTTCGATGGCGAGGGCTTGCCCACGCGCCGTATCCCAGTGATGGAGGATGGCGTTTTGACGAACTATTTGCTCGACACCTACTCGGCTCGAAGATTAGGCCTGCAATCGACCGGCAGCGCCGCTCGTGCATTTGCCGATGCACCAACAGCCAGCCCGACGAATTTTGTCTTACAAGCGGGAGCGGCATCCCCTCAGGACATCATCCAATCCGTCCGTTCCGGGTTGTATGTCACCGAGCTTTCCGGCTTCGGGGTGAATCCGATCACGGGAGATTACTCCCGTGGCGCAGTCGGTCTCTGGATCGAAAACGGAGAGCTTGCGTATCCAGTTGAAGAAATCACTATTGCCGGGAATTTGCTCGATATGCTGAAAAATATCGAAATTCTCGGCAACGATCTCGAACTGCGGGGCACTATCGCCGCGCCGACATTGAAAATTGCGCGGATGATGATCGCCGGCGAATAG